From the Acidithiobacillus sp. genome, the window CGTCCCAATTTATGGGGATATATGCATTACGTCTCCTATTTCTATCCCTGTAGGTGCGGAACTAAAAGTATGTGCCAGCACCTGTGGCGCGTTTATCCCTACCGGCTTAAAAGCCACTGTCTATCTTAACGGGTCGGCAATTTATACTGGAACAATAATTGGTTCTTGCTAATACCAATTAGGGTCTAACAAAATCATCCAGCGGACGCGCCAACGGCGCGAGCCGCTGATGGTTGGGGTGTGCGCCGAGTATGTACCGAATCCTGTTATGATAAACACTATCAGAGCATGAAATAAACCCGTAGCCCGTTATTCGAAGTGCCCTACGGGGAAAGTACACCTCCCAGTGCCGCCATTCTCCGGGGTGGAGATTATCACACCGACGATTGGGCACCTGTTAAATATGGCAGGCACCAATAAATTATAGGCCAATGATAAACTTTACCTGTTGCAAAGTCAGTAGTTATGCGTAAATAGAATGCCGTTGTATAACCTGTCCTCCGTTGGCGAGGTGTCAACGGTAATTCTCTACCAGAAGCATACCAAAAGGAATCTTATCTATGTCATCGCCAGTGCTTGAATCCAGTTCAGAGCAAATCAACGTCCTAATTGTCATTGATACAGACTACGTCACGGCACACTATCAAAAACCCAGCAAGGACCCCAATAACCCCACTGGTATTGATCACAATAGCCAGTTCATGATCTGCACTGACCCACGTGGCGGAATCGTAAATCAGGGTACCGCAGACCTGCAATTCACTGCTCTCCCAGGTGATCTTGTGTCCTTCGCGGGTGTGTCAATTTACGATAACTCTGACGATGCAGTTGTCGTCTATGGCATAAAATACTGGAAAGGCGATAGCGTATTCAACCAGTTTGTCCCCAATCTGGTGCGGCGCAATGGTGCAGCCCAGCCGGATACGAGCACTCCTAACGGACTACCGGTATTGAATGTTCCCCAGAATTTCACCAGTTTTGATTCCAAGGTGAAGCAGTCTGGTACCGAAAATTTCTACGTCCAGTTTGGTCTCTATCAGCTAGTGAACGGAGAAAGCCAGAATCTGTTCGGATATTTTTACTGGGATCCGAGCATCTGCGTCAAGTAAGTCTGCTACGCAACAAGCCCATCGCCATCTGGCGATGGGTTGATAGGATAACAGCTGTAAGAAAGGTTTATTCCCTGGCATTACGTAGATGGGCTGTCTAAAAAATCGCTTCGCTTTGACGCTCGGGCAAGCCACCTTTTGGCCCGTGCAGATAACGGATAAATATCGCCGAGTGGTAGCGAAGGAAAGGCATCTTTGAAATTAAACTTCTTCACGTTGTTAGCCTAACGGATCGGCCAAACTGCGCGCTAAAGCGCCGCACCAAAATCCCGAAAGAAATAAACAACGCGATGCGCTTTTGTGCGTTTCCTGGAGCCGATAGTTAGCCACCTTAGTCAACACATAGGCGAAATGAATAAACGTTCATTTGGTATTGGGGTAGTCGTCATAAGGCAGAAAATACCTTTCGATGAGATCCATGAAGAAACGATGTGTGCTATTAGGAGGCGCCAGTGTTTTCTTGGTGATTTCGATCACCGATAAATCAGCCACGTTTTCTCTGGATGCAGCTTCAGGCCGAACCTGACTAAGCGTTTTGTCACCGAGGACTCCCGGCGGGTTAGCCTACCACGAGTTTCATTCTCCCAGCACCCGTTTCTCGACAAGAAAGTCCACGAATACCCTCAGCTTGGGCAGCATGTACCGATTGCCGGGCCACAGAATCGAGAACTTGCCGCTCTCCGCGACGAATTCGTCGAGGACGAACACCAACGTGCCGGTGCCAATGGCCTCACGCACCGCGAAGTTGGGCAGGTAGGCGATTCCCAGACCAGCCATGGAGGCGGAGATCAGTGCTTCCACACTGTTGAATGTGTGGGTGCCCGGGACGGGAATGCGGGCTGCTCCAGTCCGCTCGGCATCGAACTTCCACTCCTGCAACTGCCCCGTCGTAGGGAACTTGTATCGCAGGCATGCGTGGTTCGCTAGATCAGTTGGAACTCGCGGCACGCCGCAACTGGCAAAGTAGTGGGGCGCTCCCACCAAAACGAAGTGGAATGTTCCCAAGCAGCGAGCCTTGAGCTGGGAGTTGCCCATGTCTCCACTGCGGATGGCGGCGTCTACGCCTTCGGCGATCATATCGATCAATCTGTCGTTGAAGTCAAGATCGAGCTCGATGTTGGGATACCGAGTCACGAACTCGCGGAGGACGGGCATCAGCATGCGGTAGCCGATCGCCGGAACGCTGACCCTCAGCTTCCCGCGGGGCATACCGACCAATCGGGAAAGCTCATATTCCGCCTCCTCAATCTCCTCGACGATTCGTCGGCAGCGCTCGAAAAAAAGTGCCCCCTCTTCGGTCAGTCTGAGTCGACGCGTACTGCGATTGAACAAGCGGACACCGAGTTCATCCTCAAGCCGCGCCACGCTCTTGCTGATCGCCGACGCAGAGACGCCAAGCCGCTCACTGGCGGCGACAAAGCTATTCATTTCCGCAGAGCGGACAAACGCCATGATCCCGCTCAAGCTGTCCATCGCCAACCTATTGAGGATATTTTATCAATTGTAAAAGGAATTATAGCCGATTTCTCATACATTAACGACTTTATATCATTCACTTATCTGATCGTTACTGCGGCAGGTGCAGCCCACGCGCCGCATAGGAGAGACTACCTATGGAAACCACTTTAAAAGCCTCCTTGCCGCCACCTTCCCATACCGCGTCCAGCCGAGGCCAGGCTTGGGTGCTCGCGGCCGTATGTTTGGCCGCGCTGATCCTGCCTCTCAGCTTTACTGGCGGTGTCGTTGCAACACCGACGATCAGCCGGGATCTTGGTGGCAGCTCGCTGGCGTTGAACTGGATCACCAATGCCTTCATGCTGAGCTTTGGAAGTCTCTTGATGCCTGCGGGCGCGTTAGCAGATGCGTTCGGCCGCAAGCGGCTCTTCGCGAGCGGGGTATTGGCCTTTTCGATTGCGTCCGTAATCATCGCATGGGCGCCGAACATCGCTTGGCTCGATGTACTGCGCGCCGTTCAAGGAATCGCTGCTGCAACGGCACTGGCGGGCGGGTCGGCAGCGCTCGCTCAAGAGTTCGACGGCATCGCGCGCACCCGGGCATTCAGCCTGCTGGGCACCAGCTTCGGCGCAGGACTGGCGTTTGGCCCAGTGCTGGCGGGACTGCTCATCGAGCACGAGGGATGGCGTTCGATGTTTCTTTCCAGCGCCTTTGTTGGGACATTTGCTCTGTTACTGGGCGTGCCCAGGATGCGGGAATCACGTGATCCTGACGCGATGCGTTTTGATTGGCTAGGCGCAGTAAGCTTCACCGGCACGCTCGGTCTGTTCACCTGGGGGGTGTTGCAATTGCCCACTAGTGGCTGGTCAAGCTTTCAAGCATGGGGACTGATCGGCGGATCCTTGTTGGCGTTCGCCGTCTTTCTCCGCGTCGAAAGGCGAACACACCGACCCATGCTAGACCTGTCGCTGTTTCGGTATCCGCGTTTCGTTGGCGTGCAGATGCTACCGGTGGCGACCAGCTATTGCTATGTGGTCCTCCTGGTTTTGTTGCCCTTGCGACTTATCGGCATTGAGGGTCGAAACGAAGTCAGCGCGGGGTTGACCATGATCGCGCTGTCGATTCCGATGCTGGTGATGCCCAGTATCGCCGCCGTCCTGACCCGATGGGCTTCGGCAGGCAAGATATCTGCCGCCGGGCTGTTGATCGCCGCGCTCGGATTGTTCTGGCTTAGCTGCATTGATCCGTCAAATCGTCAGGCATCCCTCTTGGGGCCGTTGTTGGTCATCGGCGTCGGAACGGGGCTTCCGTGGGGACTCATGGATGGCCTGGCGGTAAGCGTAGTGCCCAAGGAGCGCGCTGGCATGGCCACCGGCATCTTCAGCACCGCCCGTGTGGCGGGCGAAGGCATGGCCATCGCCATCGTAAGCGCGCTGCTGACCTTGTTCATTCAATTCCATCTGCCAGAGAACATCTCGACGTGGCGTGTCGCAACAGCACGGCATCTCGCCATGGGCGACATGGTTGCCGTAGAAAGTCATGTCCTCGATACTGTCAACACCAACGCTCTGGTTACCGTATATGGCGAGGCCTTCCAGTGGCTCATCTACTTCCTGATTCTCATCACCGTTTTCTCAGCCATTGTGGTAGGCTGGTTGCTGGGAGACCAAGATCGTCAACATACTGACGGCTGCCAGACAGATAATTGCTTTGGATCGGATAATGACCCTTGAGTTTCCGCTGCTGAACGTCCGCTTCCAGTCTTTATGTATACCTCGCGATTATGTATAGCAGTAAAGCTGCGAGCCTTGTTACAACTGGGTCGCACGTCCGAAACCTACTCGCGGGCTCCACATAATAAACGCTGTTTTGGAAATGCCAGTAAGATGACTGACTACTGGATATTGGCATCAGGCTTTTCGCTCGGAAACAGTGGTATGATTCACTGCTGATATGCGAATCATATAGTCGACTCCGAGGGATTGGGTGCTGGCGCATGGTCGATGGCTGACGCTGATTGACACACGCTGTTTAACAATCCCTGTATTCTAACGACAGGCATACCATCATTACTGTGAGACCAGGCGTCGATATCGATTCTGTCCATGATTTTTCACAGGCACGTCTTCAACGGCAGCGTTGAATCGCAAAGCCGCAGCAACTGCGATCGAATGTCAGCTGGCGACGCCGTCAGATCCACGGTCGCGAATCGAATGTGGTGCCCCTGGATCACCACCGCCTCGTCGACCGTCTGACCGATTGCTGGATATAGCAACAATCCGCTGACGCAATCGGCAAGCGCATCACCGCGCCCAACCGGAGAACTGCCTAGCTTTTGAATTCCAGCGGATAGGCTAGTATCTTATCCATGGCCCCAAGCTGATTTAGATTCCGTCGATCCAGTCAGCGCAAGCCTGCTCTGTTAGACTCGTCAAGCGGTATGGTAACGATTTTATAGGCCTGTATGTTAAATTAAACATCAACTTGAGGACTAAAATCATGTCTATTCGCATCAACGATGTTGCTCCTGACTTTACGGTAGACTCCACCGCCGGTAAGCTCAATCTTCACGAATGGATTGGCGATAGCTATGCCATCCTGTTCTCCCACCCGAAAGATTTTACCCCAGTATGTACGACCGAGTTCGGCGCTGTTGCCCAGCTCGCACCAGAGTTTGCCAAGCGCCACACCAAGGTGATGGGCGTGTCAGTGGATAACGTCGAAGAGCACAAGAAGTGGAAGCGCGATATTGAAGCATTTTCTGGTGCTCCTGCCGATTTTCCGATCATTGACGATACCTCCCTGCATGTTTCCAAGCTTTATGACATGCTGCCGGCCGATGCCTATCTGACCGGTGATCGTACACCCGCCAACAGCGCCACCGTGCGGACGGTGTTCATCATTGGCCCGGACAAAAAAGTCCGCCTCACCATGTCTTATCCGATGTCCGTGGGCCGCAACTTTGCCGAGATTTTGCGCGCATTGGATGCTATCCAGATCACCGATGGTGCGCCCATCGCGACGCCTGCCAACTGGGTGCCTGGTCAGGACGTCATCGTTGGATTGAGTCTCAATGACGAGCAGGCCAAGGAGAAGTTTGGCGACCTGAACATCAAGTTGCCTTATCTGCGTCTTGCGAAGACACCGAAAAAGTAGACGGCAGTGTGAATCAGCGCCATCGTTTGGCCACCAATCAGCGTCATAGGTGGCCACCCATAGTCGCAGCTAGAGTTTCTCTAACATGCTGTTCATACGTAGTATATTCTGTGATAGCCTAGGAGGCGGGTGGCTATGATTGATGCTGTTTTATCCCCAGAACTGGACATCTTTACGCGCTGATTCACATACAGCCGTGCTGACGAGTTTCGAGAACTTGATGGTCAGCCTGCTGGACGACTGCTACCGCTGCTTTTGTGCCATTGGGTGTAGCGCAAGCACAAGGGATGCCCGTAGGCACCAGGATGAAACTTTATTGTCCGCTATCACCAGGGTCGGCAAAGGCCGTAGGGCTGCTCAGGATGATACTTCGTGAAACGTGGTAATTGTTCAAAACCTAGAATCAAAGGGATACGGCTGATCCAGGATGATACTTTTTTGTCAGTGAACAGAGTTTTGTTAACGGACAAAAAAGTATCATCCCGGACAAAATAGTTTCATCCTCGACAAAAAAGTATCATCCTGCATTTTCAGCTTTGGAGTGAAGGTGTATGCTGACTCACAGATCACCAGGTTGGGGATACCTGCTATGGCTCGCCGGCGTTACGCGTTTGATGAAGGCAAAATCGCGCGCTTCAAGAAAGAAGGGCGAGGGCGAGGCCGCGGTACAAGTACAAGCCGTGGCTGACCATACAGGATGTGGCCTCCCATGGCCGCTCACATCGAATTGCCGGAATCAAGACCGGTCGCGTACACCACTTCCTCTCCGACATTGAGCGAGATGCTTTTTACCAGTTTGACTGGGCGGATACCGTTACTGACATCCGCGAGCAGTACCGTGGTGCAAAGGGAGACTTGGTGTCTTCAGTCAAAGTGCGGCCTCTCATGAAGTGCTTGTATTGTTGGCCTTTCGCAAGCAACGAAAACCAGCACTCTTCTTGGTTACTACGATAGCAGACAGCCTCTGTTATCGACAGGGTTACCAACTGAAACAGATCCAATCTAAAAAATCTTGAACCCAGCGCTTAATCCTTCCGTCCACGAGTTCTGCCGAAATGGTTGATCCTCAGCAAAACTCCCACCATTGCCTATCGTGACTGCCCAGATCGGAGCGGAAAGCCATCTCAATACCGTGCAGCCCAACAAAAGATCCAGCAGCGTGATCGGCATCCGGTAGGGGCTGCCCATGCTCCACGCCATCAGTGCGGGCAATACATACCCACTCGTCGCCACCACGAACGCGATGACCATTACCGCAACAAATCCGGCGCGGCTGTCGGTGATCCATTGCAGCATACAGATCCCTCATTTTTGCTGATATACGAATCATATAGTCGACTCCGAGGGATTGGGTGCTGGCGCATGGTCGATGGCTGACGCTGATTGACACACGCTGTTTAACAATCCCTGTATTCTAACGACAGGCATACCATCATTACTGTGAGACCAGGCGTCGATATCGATTCTGTCCATGATTTTTCACAGGCACGTCTTCAACGGCAGCGTTGAATCGCAAAGCCGCAGCAACTGCGATCGAATGTCAGCTGGCGACGCCGTCAGATCCACGGTCGCGAATCGAATGTGGTGCCCCTGGATCACCACCGCCTCGTCGACCGTCTGACCGATTGCTGGATATAGCAACAATCCGCTGACGCAATCGGCAAGCGCATCACCGCGCCCAACCGGAGAACTGCCTAGCTTTTGAATTCCAGCGGATAGGCTAGTATCTTATCCATGGCCCCAAGCTGATTTAGATTCCGTCGATCCAGTCAGCGCAAGCCTGCTCTGTTAGACTCGTCAAGCGGTATGGTAACGATTTTATAGGCCTGTATGTTAAATTAAACATCAACTTGAGGACTAAAATCATGTCTATTCGCATCAACGATGTTGCTCCTGACTTTACGGTAGACTCCACCGCCGGTAAGCTCAATCTTCACGAATGGATTGGCGATAGCTATGCCATCCTGTTCTCCCACCCGAAAGATTTTACCCCAGTATGTACGACCGAGTTCGGCGCTGTTGCCCAGCTCGCACCAGAGTTTGCCAAGCGCCACACCAAGGTGATGGGCGTGTCAGTGGATAACGTCGAAGAGCACAAGAAGTGGAAGCGCGATATTGAAGCATTTTCTGGTGCTCCTGCCGATTTTCCGATCATTGACGATACCTCCCTGCATGTTTCCAAGCTTTATGACATGCTGCCGGCCGATGCCTATCTGACCGGTGATCGTACACCCGCCAACAGCGCCACCGTGCGGACGGTGTTCATCATTGGCCCGGACAAAAAAGTCCGCCTCACCATGTCTTATCCGATGTCCGTGGGCCGCAACTTTGCCGAGATTTTGCGCGCATTGGATGCTATCCAGATCACCGATGGTGCGCCCATCGCGACGCCTGCCAACTGGGTGCCTGGTCAGGACGTCATCGTTGGATTGAGTCTCAATGACGAGCAGGCCAAGGAGAAGTTTGGCGACCTGAACATCAAGTTGCCTTATCTGCGTCTTGCGAAGACACCGAAAAAGTAGACGGCAGTGTGAATCAGCGCCATCGTTTGGCCACCAATCAGCGTCATAGGTGGCCACCCATAGTCGCAGCTAGAGTTTCTCTAACATGCTGTTCATACGTAGTATATTCTGTGATAGCCTAGGAGGCGGGTGGCTATGATTGATGCTGTTTTATCCCCAGAACTGGACATCTTTACGCGCTGATTCACATACAGCCGTGCTGACGAGTTTCGAGAACTTGATGGTCAGCCTGCTGGACGACTGCTACCGCTGCTTTTGTGCCATTGGGTGTAGCGCAAGCACAAGGGATGCCCGTAGGCACCAGGATGAAACTTTATTGTCCGCTATCACCAGGGTCGGCAAAGGCCGTAGGGCTGCTCAGGATGATACTTCGTGAAACGTGGTAATTGTTCAAAACCTAGAATCAAAGGGATATGGCTGATCCAGGATGATACTTTTTTGTCAGTGAACAAGTTTTGTTAACGGACAAAAAAGTATCATCCCGGACAACTTATACCCTAACGCCGGGGGCGGGACATAGTTTATGAGTGAGTGACTGGAGGGCCTAGTAAGGATGCGCTTTTAAGCATTATGGCCTTGCGATGTAGAAATACATTGTAATGCATCGTAATTTCCTGGCGACGACGGCAACGTCAGCGTCTTTTTCATTACGTGCATGACGGGCCGGAGCTGGCCGGGCGCTGCCGGACGGGTATCAAAGCGGAAGCGGCCGCCCAGCGAGTTGACTCACCGACTTCACCTCGGCCATTGCCGCCGGTGGCGTCGGCTCAGTTAAATGACCGGTGTCTCACAGATTGCCGACGTTGACGCGATACGCTGCGGGAATAGCCGCTTTCATCAGCGGCGAGGGACCGCACCCGCTGCCCTGTCGCAGTTCGTAATCACAGGTCTAAAATGTGTGATAGGCGGGCTGGCTAAAGAATCTGATTCTCGTGCCCAGGCTGCTTGCTCAGCCCTGCTTTGCGCATAACGGCACATGTTGAGAATGACCTGGGTCAACAAGTTCTTGCACGCGACAGGCATTTCTCCCGCCGCCCCCTCGCAATCTCTGGTCAGCCTCTTTTTGCGTATAACCCGAAAATTATACCTGCGTGGAGTAATCAAGCTTTGACGGTACTCAGGCGCAGCATCAACGTCATCGGATGTTGTGGTGACTCCTGAAAGCCGTAGTGCTCATAGAACTGTTTGGCGCGTTCGTGGAGCGCATGAACCAGCAAAGCGCGAACTCCGGTGTTCTGCGATACGGTGATGGCCCGATTCACCGCGTCTTGCAGCATGGCTGCCCCCAGTTTGATGCCTTGTGCCCGTCGATCTACCGCCAGCCTGCCAAGCACCATGACGGGAACCGGATCGGGCATATTGCGACGAACCGAGCCGGTCGCCAGTTGATGAGAGACCGCACCAGCTGACATGGAGTAGAAGCCACGCACACGATTTTCTTCATCAACAACCACAAAACTCCTGCTGGCGCCAGTGAGCTGGTTATTCATCGCCCGGCGTTTGAGCCATTCATCCAGAGCAGGCGCTCCGCACTCAAAGTCGCCCAACAGATGCGTCGCGGCAAGTGGTTGCGGCGAGGATAGCTTCAAGCTCATGCTTGATTGCTTTCCCACGGCGCCTTGACCGCCATCAACCGCTCAAGACCCTCATTGGCATGTGGCGGCGCATCAAGCATGGCGGTGAACTGCTGGAATTTTTCCGCATCCAGCCCAAAGAACACCTGATCGAGCAGCACCGATTGCGCACGTTCGCAGGCGGCTTCCAACATGAAATCGGAACGGTTTTTGCCCAGCAGGTTGGCGGCGTGGTCAATGAGATCACGTTGCTCCGGCAAGGCACGTAAATTGATGGCAGCAGCGCGCATGGTGGTCTCCTCATGAAACACAACAGATATACAAATGGTAGAGCGACGTATAGCTGTTGTCAATACATGGTTAACACAAGTCATACGGCATGGGCATGAGTGACGATCGGCTGAGTTGATGTCGCCAGGTACGATTACTCATAGGCTTCGATGTTGATGGCCACTAGCTAACACGGTACTGAGCGGAATGGAACGCAAGGTAAAGGGCGCATGGAAATGGTATGGCTTTCCCATGCGCCCCTTGCGGGCGTCGGCATCCCGAAGGGCACTCTTGCCGCGGCGGTTCAGGAGCGATAGATTGCGATGAGCTTGGGACCGTGACCTGGCCAGATACGGTGGGATTATGGGTGCTCCGCTCGTCGTCCCGATCGGATTAGACCTGGAATTGGAGAATGGCATGGCCACACCGCGTGGCCCCAAAACATCGCCGCATCACGCTTATCTGCTGCAGGTGACGCTGGAAGGCATAGATCCACCTATCTGGCGGTTGGTATGGGTAGAAAGTGACATGTCCCTGCATGCCTTGCACCACATTCTGCAGGCAGCCATGGGCTGGACCGGCGCCCATCTGCACGAATTCACCATCGATGGAAGCGCAAGGGGGATTGCAATCCAGCGTCTGCACATCCACACCATTCGGCCACTGGCCGTAGGACCTCTTTTTATGCCTTATGGGCATTAAATTGCGGATTTACGTCATGGACGGGGACGGCGTTAATCCAGTCCCAGGAATTACCAAGATACATCGTGCCACCGATAATGGTCGGGTTGACAATGCCGAAACGCCCACCCACTTTGTATTGATGAATCAGTACGCCGTTTTCCGGGTTGATGGCATATATATCCGGCCCCGTAGAAATATAGAGAACATGATCGTAATACGTCGGCGCACCGCGACCGGCACCAGCCAGGCCGGGGTTGGGCACGTGCCAGGTCCACGCCACTTTGCCGGAATGCAAATCAATGGCTTCATAAGTGGACGTGACGGGTGAACCCACATAAACCGTATGGTCGTGAATCATAGGTACGCCACCCTTGAATGCCGGAACTCTAGGTCCACGTCCCATGTTGTCGGTCCACAGTACCTTGCCATCACGCGCGTCGAAAGCCCGAACCAGGGTGGTCATGGTGGGTTTGCCCTGGATCACCTGCGGATTGGCCACCGAATCCATGACCAGAATGCCATCTGCCACGGCAGGTGATACATCCCCCATCCCCGTATTCACGGCACCGGGAATCTCACCCTTCCACAAGACCTTACCCGTACGAGCACTCAGGGCATAAAGACCAGGAATGACGGACATGGAAACGAAAATTTTTCCACGCCACACGACGGGGCTCGCCATGTTGGCGATGCCGCCAACATGGGTACGCCACATTTTCTGGCCGTCCGCCGAGCGAATGCGGTAAATGTTGCCATCCCCGGTGCTGATAAAGAGGGCATGATCGGCATAAGCCGGAGTTGGCATAGCGTCACCGGCCGTTTTGAAGCTCCAGAGCAGTTTGCCGTCGGTCCGGTCCAGACAGAATATCCCATTGTAACTGATGTCCTTGCCGCGCCCCGCATGAGTCGGATGCTTGGCGTATTCCATCACGTTGGCAAAATTGAAAGATACACTGCCGGCGGATAGGTATACATGCTTGCCGATCACCAAGGGGTTACCCATCAAGGTGTTAGCGACCGGGCTGGTTCTCCAGATCAGCTTGCCCGTCCGCGCATTGACCGCATAGGCAAACATGTCATCGCTCTCAGCGTAAACCACGCCTTTGACGACAGAAACCCCAAGCGCATTGCCGTAAAACTGGGTTTGTACTGGCAGGGCTTCTTTGAGGCCATCCACTTTTTCTCCATAAGGGTGGGAATCACTCAGCGGCCAGGCACGCGCCTCCGGGAAATTCCAGCGCACGCCCTCGCGAATCCAGGTGGGCGCGCTGGCCGGAACCCGGAAACCGGCATTATGCTGAGGATTTCCGTAGGCATGGGTCCACTCGGAGGGGCCAACCTGATCAGCTGGCGCGGGCGCATTTTGCGGCAGGTAAAGTGTGGCGAATGGACTTTGCGGGTCTAACGCATTATTGGCCGGGTCCTGCGGGACGGTAGCGGTTTGTGCCCAGGCAATGCCGGACATAAAGCTGCATATTACGGATAAAACGACGGTTTTTCTGGTTTTCATAATGCTTCCTCCTAAAGCGCTAAAGACATGCGATGGATATCGCAAAGAACAGCACAACAAGTGAATTACAAATAAATAATATGACCAATAAGTCATCCATTTTATTTGGGCAGTTGTTTGACATTAGACACGCTAATAAACCACGTCAACCCCGTGCATTGTAACAATATGAAACATTATTACAGATTGTTACAATTGCGTCGTGAAATCATGCCAAGTATTGAAAGTGCGTTTATGGGCAGCTGGTGCTAGGGTAACTGGTCCGGCTCTGTGGCCAGAGTAATACCTGAATTTGTTCGCACAATATGGATTTAGCGGCTCAATGTAATGTGTCCATCTATGATGGATTGGTATAACTATTCCCGATGTTTATAATCGTATTAATCAGGTAAAAATAGGGATTAAATATGTCCCGGTAACAGCTGGGCCAGGGTTAGAGGGGGTGGCTGCGACGTTTTTGAACAGTTAAGAATCGTTTCCTGCCTCCAGAATGTCGCAGTGATGGGTTAACCGATCGAGGAGCGCCGTAGTCATTTTGGTATCTCCGAAGATTTCCACCCATTCTCCGAAGGAGAGGTTCGTGGTGAGGATCAGCGTGGCCTGTTCGTAGAGCTTGCTGATCAGATGGAAGAGCAAGGTGCCGCCGGACTCCGAGAAGAACAAATAGCCGATTCGTCGAGAATGACGAGATCGACGACGTTATACCAGCGTGTCCGCTTGCCCTGATCAATGGCGGGATGGCCGAGGGCCAGGGGCCAGATGGGTTTTGCCGGTACCGGTACCGCCTACCAGAATGATGTTGTGAGCAGCCTCCAGCGAATAGTCTGCGCGCCGTGCGTTTCTGCTTGCGCGGCAAATGGGCATCCGTCTCCAGCCGTTGCCGTAGGGTCTCCTCAAAAGCGCCCAACTGTGGCTTGGGCCGATCTTTCCTATTTGGGTACTTCGGAACGTCTCCGTCATAAGTCCACATACTGACGGACTCGTTATTGAAATGATACTGACGACGGACTTTGCGGTTGTTTCCATGCAAATCACTCCAGGTGCTCCGGGCTAAGCCCGGCAGGGTATCAGGTGGTCAATTTGTACGCTATTTAATAGCCGGTAAACATATTAAAATATAATATTATTCTGCCAAACTCTATGCTTTCTTGAAAAATTTATGGCGGGTCATATACTGTATATGTGGCCATTGTTAGTGCCGCAAGAAATCGTTTTCTCGCTCACAAATTTTCGTGTTTGAGTTGATGATAATATACAAGTAAATTTTTGCATCACAAAGGAGTTACATAAATGAAAATTTTTCCTGCGACACTTGTATGTATTGGGTTGGCCATTATTCCGATGCAGTCATACGCGGCTGACAATGCCTGCGTTTCTCTGATGGTGGGAGCTGGGTATGCTGCAAAAATGAGAGTGGTATCAGGCTCTTTTAGTACAGATTGGAGCAACTCATTTGCAATTGGCCATACCGAATGCCAAAATATCAAGAGTGTTCCAGATGGCCAAAAATATACGGTACAGGTTCACGCTATTCTGGGTAAAACAGCAGATTGTACACCAAGTATTGCACAGAGCAGCGGCCCTGGGTCAATTACATGGCAAGCAACAGGAACGACTCTAAATGTCCATTGC encodes:
- a CDS encoding inclusion body family protein, with product MSSPVLESSSEQINVLIVIDTDYVTAHYQKPSKDPNNPTGIDHNSQFMICTDPRGGIVNQGTADLQFTALPGDLVSFAGVSIYDNSDDAVVVYGIKYWKGDSVFNQFVPNLVRRNGAAQPDTSTPNGLPVLNVPQNFTSFDSKVKQSGTENFYVQFGLYQLVNGESQNLFGYFYWDPSICVK
- a CDS encoding DUF1778 domain-containing protein, with protein sequence MRAAAINLRALPEQRDLIDHAANLLGKNRSDFMLEAACERAQSVLLDQVFFGLDAEKFQQFTAMLDAPPHANEGLERLMAVKAPWESNQA
- a CDS encoding MFS transporter, with the protein product METTLKASLPPPSHTASSRGQAWVLAAVCLAALILPLSFTGGVVATPTISRDLGGSSLALNWITNAFMLSFGSLLMPAGALADAFGRKRLFASGVLAFSIASVIIAWAPNIAWLDVLRAVQGIAAATALAGGSAALAQEFDGIARTRAFSLLGTSFGAGLAFGPVLAGLLIEHEGWRSMFLSSAFVGTFALLLGVPRMRESRDPDAMRFDWLGAVSFTGTLGLFTWGVLQLPTSGWSSFQAWGLIGGSLLAFAVFLRVERRTHRPMLDLSLFRYPRFVGVQMLPVATSYCYVVLLVLLPLRLIGIEGRNEVSAGLTMIALSIPMLVMPSIAAVLTRWASAGKISAAGLLIAALGLFWLSCIDPSNRQASLLGPLLVIGVGTGLPWGLMDGLAVSVVPKERAGMATGIFSTARVAGEGMAIAIVSALLTLFIQFHLPENISTWRVATARHLAMGDMVAVESHVLDTVNTNALVTVYGEAFQWLIYFLILITVFSAIVVGWLLGDQDRQHTDGCQTDNCFGSDNDP
- a CDS encoding LysR family transcriptional regulator; this encodes MDSLSGIMAFVRSAEMNSFVAASERLGVSASAISKSVARLEDELGVRLFNRSTRRLRLTEEGALFFERCRRIVEEIEEAEYELSRLVGMPRGKLRVSVPAIGYRMLMPVLREFVTRYPNIELDLDFNDRLIDMIAEGVDAAIRSGDMGNSQLKARCLGTFHFVLVGAPHYFASCGVPRVPTDLANHACLRYKFPTTGQLQEWKFDAERTGAARIPVPGTHTFNSVEALISASMAGLGIAYLPNFAVREAIGTGTLVFVLDEFVAESGKFSILWPGNRYMLPKLRVFVDFLVEKRVLGE
- a CDS encoding GNAT family N-acetyltransferase, which gives rise to MSLKLSSPQPLAATHLLGDFECGAPALDEWLKRRAMNNQLTGASRSFVVVDEENRVRGFYSMSAGAVSHQLATGSVRRNMPDPVPVMVLGRLAVDRRAQGIKLGAAMLQDAVNRAITVSQNTGVRALLVHALHERAKQFYEHYGFQESPQHPMTLMLRLSTVKA
- a CDS encoding superinfection immunity protein, translating into MLQWITDSRAGFVAVMVIAFVVATSGYVLPALMAWSMGSPYRMPITLLDLLLGCTVLRWLSAPIWAVTIGNGGSFAEDQPFRQNSWTEGLSAGFKIF
- a CDS encoding peroxiredoxin; the protein is MSIRINDVAPDFTVDSTAGKLNLHEWIGDSYAILFSHPKDFTPVCTTEFGAVAQLAPEFAKRHTKVMGVSVDNVEEHKKWKRDIEAFSGAPADFPIIDDTSLHVSKLYDMLPADAYLTGDRTPANSATVRTVFIIGPDKKVRLTMSYPMSVGRNFAEILRALDAIQITDGAPIATPANWVPGQDVIVGLSLNDEQAKEKFGDLNIKLPYLRLAKTPKK